The Theobroma cacao cultivar B97-61/B2 chromosome 1, Criollo_cocoa_genome_V2, whole genome shotgun sequence genome contains the following window.
TCTATTTGATTGTCTCTTATTAACGCTATAACCACCAACATAACCAGGAGAACTTTTACCAGAAACATCAGAAGTGGCACTACCAAGTCCATAGCCAAAGGAACCAGAACCATCTCGCTCAGACGTTGATGTTCGCCACGTGGTGTCACCATAAACTGAAGCACCACCATAAAGGTCTGCAAAGGCTCCATCATAACCACCATTTGATGTTGTGTATGATGATGTTGGTGGCACATTTGTCCCACTGTTTCTTCCATACCCTGCTGTTCCCAACCCAAAGCTGCTATCACCACTTCCATAGCCAAAATTAACACTATTGCTAGGAACATTATTTCCTCCACCTTGACCGGAAATTGCAGAAGAACCCCAACTAATTCCACTGCTTCCAAAGGCACTTCCTCCGATACTCCCACTTCCAGATCCCATATATGCACTGGAACTAGCAGCATTTGTGTTATAATTAAGCCCCCCAGTTCCCCAAAGATTCCGGGTCACAGAGCtgaaaaaggaagaattaCCTCCACTACTTGCATCATACCCAATAGGACTACCGAATCTATTTGTATTACCAATATAGTAAGGGCCCAACCCCCGTCCATAGCTGATATTACTACTAAAATTTGCAGTATTTCCAAAACTTGGGTTCAACCCTGGCTCAAAGTTCACGCCCATTCCATAACCAGAACCAAAAGGAGGAAACCCGCTTCGACCACCAGCAACAGGGCTGAACCTACCATCCATCCTAAGTCCATAGCCTCCAACACTGCTTGGAGTATATCCCTGAGTGTAACCATTAAGAAAGCTGTTGACCCTATTCAGACCATAGTTATATCCACCAAGTGGGCTACGACTAGGACCAGGTGATAACTCTTTGGGAACTGCTCGTTTGACCTCAACCATTTTACCGTTCAGTTCATGGAAATTTTTTAGCAACACTCTGTCCACTGCCTCTTCTGAATCATAAGTGATGAAACCAAAGCCCCTAGGCCTTTGCGTGTTGTGATCATACATCACCACAACATCTGTGATGTTCCCAAACTGATCAAAATACTTCTTAAAGTCACTCTCTGTGACTGTAGATGCTAAACCTCCTACAAAAATCTTTCGTGTGCGGCCTGGACCAGGCAAAGCATGGATGCTGCTAGTGCTTCTACCCATAATGTTCTGGTCATCCCGAGGAACTGCCTTCTTTGCCTCAACCTGAGGATAAGTAACTCGATAgtgaaaataaaacttaaacaTCACAAACTCCTTCAGCTCAGTATAAGTAATTTCactaaatgaataaaattacaaacaaAACCAATATCATTGCAACAAAAAAGATACATAAGAGGTAGCATGATTACTCTTGgttcaaatttgaattagtTGGAGACAGAACCAGAATAATACCAATTCCTGCAATTACAATATCAGGTTCATAACTCCGATAAGGAATTGAATTTCATCCTTTGCTACAATAACCTATTAGCATCAATGATAGTACATTGCACAACATTAATCTAAAAAAGTGTGCTTAAAATCAACAACTTACCATCCTGCCATCAATGTTGTGTTTCTCCTTGATGACTCTCTCAGCAACAGCCGGGTCAGAGAAgacaacaaaaccaaaaccacGGGCACGGCCTGTGGTCCTATCCTTCATGATCACTGCCTCTACCACTTCACCAAAACTACTAAAATATTCCTTGAGACGCTCCTCATTGGTGTCCCAAGATATCCCACCAATAAATAGCTTACCATTCTCAGACATCTTTTTCTACATTCCAGAAAAACTAGCTCCATCAATAGAAAGTCTAAATTTTCCACAAATGCAAATCAGACACACACTCTAACATAAGAAGGCCAAATTCATTACTGGATCCAATGCAAGACATCAAATTTAATTGCAACGACAATTATAATAGAccaatcaaaaattaatacCAAAAGAACCTTCTCAGTGaatcatattaataataacatatataaattgTGTCTTTCATTGACCTTAGCAATCCAATCACAATAATGCAGATACAATTCAATACCTTTTATTTTAACAACAAAACTGTAATCCGatacaaaatggaaattttctctctgattcaaaatttagaaacaaacAGATCCTCCCAGGATCAATCAACCGACCACCCCGGAATTTAACTTCACCTGGAGTTCAGAAATGAAAAGGCAAAAGCAAAAAAGTACCCAGACAGATGATCAATCAGAAAATTGATGTAGCTATAaaacttttattgaaaattaaagcaaagGATCGAAAACCCAAATCCAGATtcagctaaaaaaaaaacccaccaATCAAAGGAAAGCCAAGTGCCAAATCTTGCAAAAAACTAAGATCTGAGAGGAGGCACAATAAGAATAAGAATAGAGGAGGTTAATTTCAtcctctttcttctcttctatTTGCCTTGCCCCCCACAAATAATATTTCCTTCTTCTCTCAATTGTGTCCTTCCTTataaaaatctcaattttttttttacacccACAATGCAAATTCAGTTAagacaaatatttataaaaatttgtatCGTATAAatgcaagaaaaaaaacacACTTTGTTTAGatagaaaaagaggaaagagagaaatgttgtagagagagaaagggaagaTTTTCAAGGGTATGCCGTGAGGAATATatagagagagggagagagagagaaagtctCTCAGAAAAATGGAGGAGAGAGCCTGatattctttcttcttttcatttaattttatatattttaggaAATcggtttgaaaatttttatgtaaaaaaaaaaaatcaaaaaggtCTCTTTTTTATTGCAgtaaaaaactgaaaaaaaaaaagaaaaggaaagtttTTCGTTTTTTTTGGAGAGAGGTTTATTTGATCTGATAAATTTGGTGGGGAGGAGATTTGGCTTGTCCTCCCTCCTTTTATACTTATTGGGATCATGTTACTCTACTGCCGCACCTCCACGCGCGTTAATGCTTGTCTCCTGCATGCATGAGATTTTCAGGTCCATGCTACTCTTATTGGACTTTGTTTGGGTCCTTTTTAAATTGAAGCAGGCCGTTGGATTTTCGTTTTCATCAATTGATTAATAACAATGATCTCATTCGGATcgttgatattttttttattttgtttttaggtGTACGAATAATTCAACTCCAGCAGTAGTATTGTCAGAATTGAtctgagtttttttttttacttttaactttatttgactacttgtttttgaaattaatactTTGAATTTAAGTTTGGTGCATTCGAGATAAACGtcaagtaaattaaattaggtaatttcttttattaattttgaccAATGAACTACCGtatcttgtttttctttaattattaaaacatataaatattaaaagtgGTTTTGATGCTACAACGATGAAAGAAGATCTTCGgtttcaatatattttatgttaaaaattttaaactttttcttttttgtaaattttgatgattttatgattgttaacataaaaaaattataaaatattaattttaaattaagagaaaattgtCTTTTaacattaagaaaataaaatttgcaatgtTGTCTACAAATGTTAAATATTactcttaaaattattatattaagaCATGTgtaaaatgtgaaaaaatatataaataatattattaatatgtaTGTGAAATTGTGAATCGTGCAACTTAACTAGTGTGGGGATGAGCATCACGACGGAAGACCTAAACtccaatttcatttttcaaagaaaaaaaaaaaagggaagagGTCCATTGCTTGTGCGGGTCTAATTTGTccatttgttttatttttttgctttttttctctaattttgttaaattttgtttaggatttttttttgggtcaAGAGCGTAAACTATTAAATTTAAGTAAAcatgtttttggttgtttatGATAAACTTAAACTAGCCTTTTTAGGTCATggaataaattgattttttttaataattgagaaaaaagaattcaaattttactcTTTAAACAAAATGATTATATACCAaccaataaattaaatgttcagatatataaaataatttaatttatatgtgAATAATTTGAGCAATACAACttaataacataaaaagtaGAATAGCAATTCAATTTACTATCAGATAAGTTTCAGAAAAACAATAGTAGTGGTGAAATTtttaatcatcaaaaaataagattaaataacatatctatttaaataattatattaacttatttttttaataactcTTGAAGCATACAgttctctcttttttattagaaagaaaaaagaaaaaaaagtatggAAAATACAATTTGGTAACGTTTTGTTTAACccaaatcaatttcaatccgtctagttgataattttcttattttctctttGAAGAGATAGTTTAAgacaaaatcaaaacataaaaaagtaaatttataattgactaaaaatatataataaaatataacataaattataagataattaatttaagcaaaagtaaaatcatgttttctacaatctacaaattaaaataacatattttagctataatttttcaaaaaatatttatctatttttgtATCCAAATACCATTTTACTTTTGCttatcaaaacaaaacaaaacaaaaaaaaaatagtacaCGAACCAACCAAACTGCCTCGTGCAAAATATACAGTATTCCgcttttttattataaaaattataaattatctttcaattaaaaaaaagaaacttggCATTTATTAAGCtagcattttttttctttcttctccctaATCATTTGGCACATATATTACCTGATATAAGAAGCACATATTTAATACCAACGCAAATTAtttgtcagaaaaagaaaaaaaaaacttttgcACCAAAAGCGAACACTCATTCAATATTAACAAAAGCCAATAATTAATCTCTACAGGTGGAGCCTCGTGTAACTATGAGATGTGactttctaaaaattttatatatattgtatattttttaatagtttCCTCTATAagctttaatttttgtttttttttttttttgtctttaatCCTTAATGAAAATTGACTAATTTCGCTTACTTCAACTTAATTActtatttatcaattattattttcgGTATTACTTTTGCCATGTTGGCCTAACTCCAAGTAGTTAAGTAGCtggattttccttttttgagtACTTTTAAGGCTGCTAGAATTTGCTGTTACCTGCTGTTAATTAGGTAGGCAATTATGCCAATTACCAGCATTATATTGGCACAAAATCAGTGTAACCCAGTTAAGTTAAAACACAACTAGTATAACTGTGAGTTCATTcattcaatcttttttttattttgtatttttgtctagttcaaatttaaaattaatttgagctaatttttttattaaaaaattattgaaattgaaagttGAATACTAAACTTAGCTTCCTTTTTGAGTTGAGCTCATTTATGAGTTCATAAATTAACTTTAAACAAACTCATAATTGAAgttcttatttaatttagtaaacataaaagaagATGATAATTTAATCAAAGTTCGAACTCATTTACAAGTTACGTTGTAATGTACAAGTACATTTCAAGAATAATCTTATTAATAAATCACCTATGTATAATATGTTTTATACAAAATAAATGCTCTTGTTTATTAAAGAGTAAAATGAATGTAAAGCCATGCGTTAGattattagttaatttaataattttcctTTAACGTAACAGTGATTATTGAGCACTCTACAAGGAGTTAGGTGTGGCATTTGCATGGATGGTGGATGGAAAACTTCAAAGCTGTAGTTATATATATTGGATAAGGGAAGATGATTAGCAGTCGAGCATCTTTGCTTCGTGCCCTCCACGAAAGGTACTTTGGTTTTTCCACTACCTAGCTGGCTTAATTACTCCACCTATCGTCTCATTACTTGCCAAAACTTGCATAGCCCTCAAATACGCTTTCCTTTTCGGTTAATAAAGAGACAATTTAGAATTACACAAGGAACAAACAAATTTATTTCATCTGAAAATAAAGTTGGAGTTTGGAAATTAATTGAGCCTTTTAAAAGCAAAGGTAGTTGATGCCAAATTTGTCCTCTTAGAGATTGCAGAAGAATCAAGGTTTTATTTGGAGGTTTGATTCGTTATGTACAAGAGCTAAGGTTAGTGGGTTACATGGTTGTTGTCCAGCCTGCCACTAGTTGGGATGATGTGATGATGGGAGAGATACATCACATGCAACATAAGACTTGCATTAATTAAATGATGTGTAAAGAGGGATATGCTTTGTCTCCCCTTCCTTCCATTCATCTCCTTGCTTGCTTGCATTTTACCTTTTCCATCTAATTTTTAATGGCACACATTTATTTGATCAATGTCTATGCCTCGGAACTTACctctatttattttaaattttgaagttttacttttcatattacaaatcactaaaaaaaatttgctccaTAGAGTATTTGGTGTATTGGTGCTAAGATTTTCCAAACctaatttttatatgtatttttataGAGGAATGTCGTTAGTCAAACATTCCTTCTACCAAAAGAAATGTTCAAATCGACTCAAGTATTGAATAATTACGGCCATTTGTTGCTCGTGGATATTTCTAATTTAAACCATAAACTTTGTCCAATATTGTAAACAAGCATTAATGTATGGGTGGACCAAACCTAGGACTCAAGTAACAGCAAAGCTAGACTACCAGGCTGTAAGTCACCTATCCCCCCTTTTGGGCTGACGTTTAAATCAACCCCAGCCCTCAACCAACACCATCCCTTTGGTTTTTAGCTGTGCTTTTAAATCAATAACTACTAAATTatcaaaaggaaaacataaatataacatattcaatcattattttctttttatatattttgactGAAATACTGATTAGATAGTAAAATCCATTTATAGATATAATTAAGGTTCTTCTAGATAGGCGGTTTAAGGCCTGcataaaattattcaaatgatGAACcaaaaggacaaaaaaatACCTATGAAGTTTTTcaaagaattaaatttaattagaattgcATGAGTTAACATGATCAAGGAAATATGTTTACCAAAAAGGAAACTAAAGATATCCAAATATATAATCTAGCACAAATATACATGGGATATTGATTTAGGCGGTCGCATCTATCTATCTATATTACCACTATAGGTGAGGGAAGAGCTCCGTAGTGGATAAttgtcccttttttttttttctctttaggCTTGGTTGGTTAAAAAACGAAGTCGTTTGGACTTCTAACTATATTTAGTTTTTAGTTCAAGGGacacaaaagaaattttagatTTCTTAAAGGTGGTTttaggttttttcttttttgatattttgggtGTTGTGAATTTTTTAAGATTAATATTTAATGCGTTGACAGTGTATAGTTTTTATACACTATGATATCACCAAATCTTGACACTTCATTAATgaggtaaaaaaaataagatccACTTTTTATTTCTCTCAAAATAAGAAGACACTATGACTTAAAAGCCTCATTAATGAAATCTCAAGATTTGGTGGTCTGACAGTGTATATAGAAACTATACATTATTAGTACATCAAATGTTAAGCCATTTTTTAATAGGGCAAATTTCTTCTAAATGCTTAAGGTTTTACTATAATTTAACTCAAGTTCAttagatttgaaaatagatatTCTACCCCAAATAACAAACGGCGTGAACATATATGTCACGACCTAAtttctcgggccatgaccggcgcatgagctcaatgagcatagctcactaagcccaagcaagtctatccatttacctttacttaacaaatttatcatatcatgcatacacacacacctttttcCGTGTGTGAACTGTCGCAAAGTGAGagtccgggaacccgaccACCAAACGTAGGCGAAAATTAAAATCGTTTAGGAgtcaccaccaatcttttttatctaggtgtgattggtcacctattaacccgATTCTATCGACGAAgttctaaattgattttagattcGTCGACAGAGTGAGAACTGGTCCACgtttttagagatgggttcgggagtgcggttacgcacggagaagggttagcacctcgGTGACGCCCGTTctacgaacggtaccatttaatctcaAGTCATCTTAATATAGCCTTCTCTTAGNNNNNNNNNNNNNNNNNNNNNNNNNNNNNNNNNNNNNNNNNNNNNNNNNNNNNNNNNNNNNNNNNNNNNNNNNNNNNNNNNNNNNNNNNNNNNNNNNNNNCAACTAGAAAGATCTGGCTCCTTAATATGTTCGTCTTCCAAGCCATGCTTTTCGCCTTGTAAGCCACTTCCCTCATTTGCCAAACCAAGTAATCCATCTGGTCGTGTTTCTCTATATAAGCTTGTCTATAAGATTCACCTCACTCTTGAATTCTGGTGCTCTGTTGCTTGAGGCGTTCATATTCCTGTTGATAAGTTGTCATGACCCCTTCGAGCTCTTCATACTCCTGTCTTAGTAATTGGATGGACTCTTGTTGGAATCGCACTTGTCTTCTTAGTCCATCATTGTGCGTTTAAAGTTTATTGCCTCGATTTTCTCTCACTTGTATTTCCCTTTGAAGTTCACTGGTCGTGACAGAAAACTTATCATTCAGGCTATCATACTTCCCTTCTATTCTTCGGgccttctttctttgttcacttacttctcttttcattttctcacaCTCTTTTTGGAGGTCTTCATACCGTTGCTTCCAACTGGCCTTTTCAACTTCGGACTTATTCCGAGCCAACTCACTTTCGAGCAAAGCGTCTCGTGGTTCTGGATCAATTGGGCCACGTAGTGCATCTTCTTTCGGATATACCACATCCTTAACTCATTGGTCATGCCATATCTGATATCCGGTAGTTACTTCATCGGTGTACCTCCCTTGATCAACTCGGCTAGTTTTCTTCCAGGCTTGCGCAATTTCCTCAATATTTTTCAGAAAACCCGACTCTTCATAAGCAAACTCCAAAGTGTTAAGTCGGTGTGTCATCGGCACGAACTGTTCTGACCCAAATTGTCTACTCACCATAATTGGGGCGTAACTGATGGCTCTTCATGGCCCCATTAACAATACCCAAAGTTCATTTCTGCATTTGTACAAGATCGGGTGATGCGGCATCCACGGAGCTCTCCATGTTACTTCCACACTCATGAGTTCCCGAAGTCTAGAGATCCATTGCTCCTTAGTCCTATTTTCTGGCCATTCACTCTCACAAAATTCTATGATAGGGGCGGTTTGTGGATGAAATGGTTTTCTGAACTTATCGACCTTGCATTCAAAGTGACTTACTATCCAGATGGAAAGAAGCTGTGCACATCCCACAAATCGTCCTTCCCCTTTTCTCCGACAGTAATTCAGTGATCTAAGAGTTTTCGCTAGAATAGAGGGTGAAGGATTGGCCTTTTTAATGACTTGCTCGAAGAAGTCTATAATTTCGATCTCTATATGTCCCAAAACTTTGGGAAAGATCACTAGCCCATAAATTCCCAAGGCCATCACAAGTTGTCCTTGCTCGGTGTCCCGATGCTTCATGATTTAACTACGTAGAAAACTCCACGGGATACATTCATTGCCCCATTTTTTCCTTAAGTTCTGATCAACTTTCGCCAAAGTAATACCCATCATCTTGGCTAACTTTCGTCTGTGTTCGGTCTTTTGTCCTCTCCAATATATCTTGTCCGGATTATCGAGATCGATTTGTAGGAAAGCCGAGTACTCTTCGATTGTGGGGACCATATCCACCTTATTGAACACGAAGCATTTATACGACGGATCCCAAAATTGCACAATGGCCTTCAACAACTGTTCATCTATCTGGACCTTAAGGAGTCGAGCTATGTGGCCATATTTCCTATCAAAATTTGCCCGAGTGGTAGCCCCCCACTTATCCCATATGTTGAGCAAATCGGTGAAGTCGTTCTGTTTGAGATCAAGGTGGACCCTATCAGGTAGTGATGAGAAGTGATCCTTTGACAAGCAATCTCCTTCACTTTGTTGGGTACTCGCCATATGCTGAGTCACTTCATAAATTCCATTGTAACTTGAGGATGGCCATGACGACTTTATGTATGCAACTAGATCTACTCTGTTAATGGTTGTCAGGTGACAAATACTTTTCCTATTATGATGCAAATATGCATATgacaaaaaattcaagttaGCACTATAAACAAAAATTCCAAAAGATGAATGAAAGTAATTAGTAACCTGATACCTTTATTATTCGCGGAGAAGAATTTAGAACAAGGGGATTATGAAAGTTCCTTCATGTGTACTTAGTCAAAAGGTATATTCTCACGGGTGAAGCTCTACCTAAGCAAAGGTGACTCTCGGTATTCTACATGCTGAGTTTGGGTTGAAAATGGAGCTAAAGGTTCCCAAATCGCTCCTCACTGTCGTCCACAcggactagtaaggcaccccGGTCCTCACCCATTACAGGCTTCA
Protein-coding sequences here:
- the LOC18612423 gene encoding heterogeneous nuclear ribonucleoprotein 1, coding for MSENGKLFIGGISWDTNEERLKEYFSSFGEVVEAVIMKDRTTGRARGFGFVVFSDPAVAERVIKEKHNIDGRMVEAKKAVPRDDQNIMGRSTSSIHALPGPGRTRKIFVGGLASTVTESDFKKYFDQFGNITDVVVMYDHNTQRPRGFGFITYDSEEAVDRVLLKNFHELNGKMVEVKRAVPKELSPGPSRSPLGGYNYGLNRVNSFLNGYTQGYTPSSVGGYGLRMDGRFSPVAGGRSGFPPFGSGYGMGVNFEPGLNPSFGNTANFSSNISYGRGLGPYYIGNTNRFGSPIGYDASSGGNSSFFSSVTRNLWGTGGLNYNTNAASSSAYMGSGSGSIGGSAFGSSGISWGSSAISGQGGGNNVPSNSVNFGYGSGDSSFGLGTAGYGRNSGTNVPPTSSYTTSNGGYDGAFADLYGGASVYGDTTWRTSTSERDGSGSFGYGLGSATSDVSGKSSPGYVGGYSVNKRQSNRGKTCY